In Odocoileus virginianus isolate 20LAN1187 ecotype Illinois chromosome 5, Ovbor_1.2, whole genome shotgun sequence, a single window of DNA contains:
- the LELP1 gene encoding late cornified envelope-like proline-rich protein 1 translates to MSSDDKNKPSEPKNEPKQCDPGCEQRCETKCQPSYLKRLLQRYSEKCQPPKCPPPKCPPCPPCPPSCPPPPKSPPPCLPPCPPKPCAKSCPPKCPPPCPPPE, encoded by the coding sequence ATGTCGagtgatgataaaaataaacctAGTGAACCCAAGAATGAGCCCAAGCAATGTGATCCCGGGTGTGAACAAAGGTGTGAAACGAAATGCCAGCCCAGCTATTTAAAGAGGCTGCTGCAGCGGTACTCTGAAAAGTGCCAGCCACCAAAGTGCCCACCACCAAAGTGTCCCCCGTGTCCCCCGTGTCCCCCatcgtgccccccacccccaaagagcCCTCCACCATGCCTACCGCCCTGCCCTCCTAAGCCGTGTGCCAAGTCCTGTCCTCCTAAATGCCCaccgccctgcccacccccagagTGA